From Paenibacillus graminis:
ATGTCACCTGCCTCCTTTCTTCTCCTCAAATTTGGTAAAACCGTAATTTCATTATATAAAAACCTGCGGTTAGCGTCTACATTCAAAGTCATTCACGGCAGCGGCCCCCATTTGTCCGGTAACCAGCCCCGTGTCTGTGTTCATAAATGATAAGGAGGCCTCGCGGCCTCCTCATATGCAGGCTTCCGTACTAGACGGAAACCACCTCGTATTCTGAAATCATTGCAATCAGCCTCCTTCCAGAAGTAATCTTGCCCGGCCGGACACTTATTATTAAGCCATAGGCCAACCACAGTTACAAGTTCAAGAATAGTTATAATCGTTTTCCACCAAAATACAAAAGAATATTTTGACGAAATACTAAATAATAAGTCGATTAATGTCGAAATAAATAATAATTTAATCTCTTAATTTGAGATATGGGGGAAATTACTATGACAGCTATCCAGAGTGCCTTAACGCGTTTTTTCCACATCAAGAAACTCAGAACTGAGTTAATGCTGTTCATTATTACTGCCATTGTGCTTCCTTCTCTTGCCCTGGCTGTCATCTCCTCGGAAACCTCCAAAACAGAGCTGCGCTCCAAAATGGAGGACACCACAAACTCCAGCGTCCATATCCTCGATAAAACGCTGACCCAGCTTATTCAGTTGGAAAGCGCAAGTGTCAATGAGCTGGCTGACCAAATTTCTGCAGAAGATGTGACAAGCGGTTCCGCAAGGGTCCGCAAGCTGATTGATAAATTCAAAGCGGAGCATCCCGAAATTGACATTGTTGCCCTGGGTAACAGTGACGGCAAATTTATGCTGTCGCCCACATCCGATCCGAAGGACTATGATCCGAGGGTACGGGACTGGTACATTGCTGCACTAAAAACCCCTGAGTCCGCAACTGTGATTGACCCGATTTTTTCCAAAGTGGCGGGATCTTTTATTCTGCCGATCTCGCGGGCCTTTCCGGACGGTAAAGGAGCCGTTTCCATCAGTCTCAGCATGAACGGCCTGATGGATCTGGCCAAGACGGTAAGTCTCGGTTCGAGCGGCTACGTATATATCCTGGACAGCACGAACAAGGTTATCTACCATCCCTCGATGGAGGTTGCCACACCTGTTACCGGAGCTTTGCTGGATGCCCTGAGTGCTGCCCCTAAGGGCAAGGTTTCCTATAAAGATAATACGGCCGGTTCGCAAATGGACGGCTACTATGCGACTAATGAGCTTTCCGGCTTCAAAGTGGTCGGAGTCCTGCCCGCAGACGAATACACCCAAGCGGTGTACCCAATTCTGTACAAATCGGCAATTGTGCTGGCGGTTGCCTTAATTCTGGCAATTGCCGTTACCTTCTTCATTATCCGCCGGATCACTGCACCGCTGGAAGCGCTGAACGCTTCGGCCAAACGGGTAAGTGAGGGCCAGCTGGATGAATCCGTTACGACCCGCCGCAAGGATGAGATCGGCGAGCTTGCCGGGAATTATAACGCCATGGTGCAATCGCTCCGCACCATGGTGCAGGATGTCGCCGAGACATCCGGACATCTGGCGGCAGCCAGTGAACAGCTTACCGCCAGCACCGGGGAGAACAGCAAGGCCGTGGAATATGTCACCGAGCTGATAGAAGAGTCTACGCGGGGTGTAGAGACCCAGGCCTACGCGTCCGCTGAAGTTGCTACAACGATGGATGAAATGTCCGAAGCGATCCACAAGATCGCCTCAGCCTCCCAGTCCATTGTCAGCGCCGCCCTGCTGACAGAGAAGGATGTCAACAACGGCAGCGCCAAGGTCCAGCATGTCGGGAACCAGATGCAGACGATCCACCGCTCAGTACAGCACTCCGGCAGCCTGATCGCCGAGCTGAACGGGCTTAGCGCCAAGGTTGCGGAGACCAGCACGGCTATCGCGTCCATCGCCAAGCAGACCAATCTGCTGTCGTTGAATGCGGGGATTGAAGCCGCACGGGCCGGAGAGCATGGCAGAGGATTTGCCGTTGTGGCCGGAGAAGTGCGCAAGCTGTCCGAAGCTTCCAAGGTAAGCGCGGGACAAATCCAGGAAACCATTTCCGAGATGGTTGGTCTGATCGCGAGCGTCTATGATGTGATGAGGCATCAAGTGGCGGCAGATGTGGAGCAGGGTATGGCTCTGGCACTCGAAGCCGGTGAGGCCTTCACCCAGATTGAGCAGTCTACCCGCCACGTAGGGGAGCAGATTCATGAAGTCTCGGCGATTACCGAGCAAATGTCGGCCAGCTCCGCTGAGGTAGCCGTCTCGGTACAGGAAATGGCCAACATTGCCAAGGCGGCACTGGATTCCTTCCAGAGCGTTACGGCGGCAACGGAAGAGCAGCTTGCCTCCATGGAGGAGATCACCTCCTCTTCCGAAGCGCTGTCCGCGATGGCTTCCGATATGCAGCAGCAGGTGGAACGCTTCCAATTCACGGCACAGCACGAAGGCCGGTAATCAGCTTTATACAGCAAAACGGCTGCCGTCCTAGACTGGATAAGGTAGCCGTTTTGAATTTCAGTTAGCGTTGCCTGGAAAACCCAATATGAATCCTTCGGCAAATGCAAGTGGAAAAAGGGTAACTAATTCTGCTTGTTTTTCCCCTAGCGGGGTAATACTGCCCAATTAAGTTTCCTTTTTCCACTTCATTCTTACAATTGTTGATTTGCGGGAGAAATAAGTTCCCTTTTTCCAACTAGCACTGCTCACTAAAAGACCGCCCTCCATAATCCGGGGCGGTCTTTGTTTGGTAAAAGAGTATCTTTGGTTAATCCGGAAGCTTACTCCGGCCAGCCCTGCACGGTCCCTTCTCCATTCTGCAAATATGGGGGAAGACCTTCTCCGTGCAGCATCCACAGCTCGTGGAGGGCCCGGGTGCAGCCTACATACATCAGCTTCGCATCCCACGCTGCGCTGCCGTAATGGTCCGAATCAGCATCGGCGAGGATCACGGCGTCGAACTCCAGTCCCTTGGACAGATAAACCGGAAGCACCGACAGTCCTCCCCGGTATTCAGTCATGCTGCCGTCGATCAGATGAATATCTTCGAACTGTCCAGCAAGCTCTGTATACAGCTCAGCGGCTTCCCGCAGGCTGCGGGTTAATACGGCCACCGTGCGGTATTCCCGGCCCGAGAGGGACGCGAGCGCTGTTCTAACGGCCTGAAGCCGGCTGTCCCCGCCTGCAGCCGGCCCGGGCAGCGGCTGTCCGTAAGCAATCAGCCGCACGGGATTGCCGCTGCGGAAGACCGGAACGGCGAGCAGGCTGCTGCCGACTCCGGCAGACAGAATGCCGTTGGCGAATTCAATAATCTCCATCGTTGAACGGTAGCTTCGCGTCAGCGCGTGGTAAGCCGTCTGCTCCGGGGCGAACAGGGTCTGCATTTCTTCCCAGGCATGCACGCCTTTATAGGCATGAATCCCCTGTGACAAATCGCCCAGGATAGTGAATGAATGCCCTTTTACATACAGGTCCAGCACAGCAATTTGAAAAGGAGAGAAATCCTGGGCTTCATCAATCACAATATGATCAAAGCGGCTGCCGCCTTCACTGCCGTTCAGCAAATAATGAATATAAAGCAGCGGAGGCAGATCCTCTTCATGCAGAATGCCTTTTTTGAGGTCCTTGACAGTAGATACCAGCACTCCCTGCGGAATCCGCTCCGGGGCCTCTGCAGGCCAATCCTCAGGCACCTTCACCGCACGGAAGATCTGCTTGTATATCGTCAGCGGATCATATTTCGGCCATTTGGCACTGTAGGCCTTTTCACGCGCTGCGCTTTTCTTCTTCCGGTCCTTCAGGGCCGCTGCCGATGGACTTTTCTTCAGCTCCATTTCGATCCAGCGGTGAATCCGCGCCATCACCCGCTCCTTGCGCTTGGCAGGCGGATATGGGGCGTATTCCTCATTATGCCAGCGCAGAATCATGGAGCGGCGCAGTACCGAGCCGTCCCATGGACTGAAATCACCTTCCGGAACCGTCCCGTTTTCCAGCAGGCCTATGGCCGAATCAATAATTCCCATTAGTGCAGTCGATCCCTTGAAGCGGCCTGGTGTTTCTCCGGTGATCTCCGGCATGCCGCCTTCTCTTTCGAACCAGTGGCTCATGGTTTCTGCAGCATTCTGCTCAGGCAGCACAACCCCAAGCACATCGGCCGCCCAGTCGGGGAAGGTGCTCTGGGCAATATTGCCGACGCCAAGCTCAGGCAGCACGTCAGAAATATAATCCAGGAACATCCGGTTAGGGGCGAAAATAATCATTTTCTCCGCCGACACCTGCTCCTTGTATTGATACAGCAGGAAGGCCAGACGATGCAGCGCGACTGTAGTTTTCCCGCTGCCTGCCACACCCTGGATAATGAGCGCGGTGTTCTTCGCCGCCCGGATAATCTTGTCCTGCTCCTCCTGAATTGTCGAGACGATGTCACGAAGACGGTTGTCCTTGTTCTCCCCCAGCCGGTAGACGAGAAATTCATCCGAGACAGCCGGCCCATCACTGTCGCGGTTATATGTATCCGCCACCCTCTCCAGGATCTGCTTGCGGATCACCACGTTGCGCTTCAGGTATACCAGCCCTTCGATCAGCCCCTCCGGGGCTTCGTAGGAGGCCGGCTCTGTGCCGCCGGTAAACGAATAGAACAGGCTCGCCACCGGTGCCCGCCAGTCAATGACCAGCGGACGGTCGCTTACCTGTTCCCGGTCTACACCGATTTTGCCGATATAGAGCGCCTTGCGTTCCTCTTCATCCTTGCCCTGAAAATCAAGCCGTCCAAAGTAAGGCTCCTGCCGCAGCTTGGCAAGATCTTTGCGCCGCTGCTCTCTTGAGGCCTCCAGCGCCTGCTCCGTATAATCATGCCCTGTGTATACCGGAATGCCGCGCAGTCTCTCAAGAACCGTGTCAATCTCCGTAAGCGCGCTGTTCAGCCTGTCTTCTTCCTCTTGATAGGCACTTTGAAAGTTGTCTTCCAATTTCAGTTACCTCCTAAAAGTTATGCGGGCATACGCCTTCTGTTGCCAAGCGCACCCTGATTTGCCTCGTGCAAGACTGGCTTCAGTCACACAAAAAGGATATTCATCATATCACAACAGATTCTGGAATACCATACCATTGTGACGGAATGCCTATCCCATAAAAGCATGAAGCACAAAGTTGGCTATAAACAGTCCGGCAATGCCATACAGTGCGGGCGGAACCTCCTTGCCTTTGCCCATGGCCAGTTTAACAACCGGATAGGTAATGAAGCCAAATGCCATACCGTCCACGATGCTGTAGGTGAACGGAATCATCACCATGATCAGGAATGCCGGAAACAGCTCAGTCAAATCACTGAGGTCCATCTCGCGCACGTTCTGCACCATCAGGCCGCCGATGACGATCAGAATCGGCGCGATGGCGCTGTCCGGCACATAGGCCAGCAGCGGAATGAACAGGAACGTAGCCCCGAACAGCAGGCCGGTGATCAGCGAGGTCAGGCCGGAGCGCCCGCCTGCAGCGATCCCGGCTGTGGATTCGGCAGCCGCGACTACGGGGCTGCTGCCGAACAGCCCGGCTGCGATATTGGCAATGGAGAGCGCGCGCAGACTGCTTTTGAAGCGTTCCGGACGGCCCGCCATCAGCGTCTGGGATGAGATCAGGCCGATATTTTCAAAAACTACGATCAACAGCAGCAGAAATACGGCAATCCAGAAGACCAGGCTGATGCCTCTGCCCCAGTCCATGCCGGCAAACACATCGCTGTAACCCGCGAACACATGCCCCGAATCCGCATTCTCCGGTGCATGCGCCGCTCCCAGCAAGTAGGCCATTCCCGTGCCCGCCAGCATACTGATCAGCAATCCTCCGCGTGTGCCGCGCACGAACAGCACCAGCGCCAGAATCAGCGTTACACAGGAAGTGATAACTGCGGGGTCGCTGAAATGGCCAATAGCGACGAAGGTCGTGCGGTGGGCGATGACAATCCCGCTTTTTTGCAGTCCGATAAATGTCAGAAACAGGCCGATTCCGACCGTAATTGCATGCTGCAGATTATGCGGTATCGCGTCGCTCAAAATCCGGTACAGCGAGGTGAATGCCACAATGGCAAACAGCACACCTGTAACAACTACTACTGCAAGGGCTTCGCGCCAGTCCAGCTTCATGGAATGCACAAGCGTATATGTGAAAAAAGCATTAATCCCCATGCCCGGCACCACCACAATCGGTGTTTTGCCGCCAAAAGCCATCATTAGACACCCGGCTACTGCCGTCAGCAGCGTTGCCACCATTCCGGCCCGCAGCGGCATCCCCGCATCATGCAGAATCGCAGCATTGACCATCACAATATATACAGAAGCAAAATAGGACAGGATGCCTGCCGAGAGTTCCCGTTTCCAGCTGTCGCCCGGCTCCAGGCCTACGCTATTTCGCCAAACCTTCGAATTCATATAAAAAACCTCCACTGATGTTAAATCACAGGTAAAACACTCTGTACCCTAAGCCGCAATAAAAGGGCGTAAACCGCCGGATGGCGGCTGTACGCCCTTTGTTCACTTATATTTCCTGCTTATCTGATTGCTTCGTTCATCCGCTGATCCCGCCGGCCTCCATGAGGTCGCGTACGGCGACACTGACCATAATAAGTCCTACTACAGGCGGCACAAATGAATTGCTGGCCGGCGGTTGCTTGGCCTTGCGTCTGTCCGGAGCATTGGCAGGGACAATCTGCTCTGTAACATCCTCACGCGGCTTAACGGGCTCTTCGGTTGAGAAGACCACCTTCACGCCCTTCTTGATGCCTTCCTTGCGCAGCTTCTGACGGATGACACGGGCAATCGGGTCCATGCTGGTCTTGGAGATATCAGCGACCTGAAAGCGGGTCGGGTCCATTTTGTTAGCCGCACCCATGCTTGAAATCATGGGAATTCCCCGGGCCAGACACTCTTTGATAATATGAATTTTGTAGATAATAGTATCTGAAGCATCGATTACGAAATCCAGCTTGTACTTGAACAGCTCCTCATACGTCTCTTCCGTATAGAACATGTTCAGCGCGATTGCTTCGCATTCCGGATTAATCAGCTTGATGCGCTCGACCATCAGATCCGTTTTGTTCTGGCCGATGGTGGTGGTCAGCGCATGAATCTGGCGGTTGATATTGGTGATATCGACCGAATCTTTGTCAATCAGGATAATCCGGCCGATTCCGGTACGGGCCAGAGCTTCAACCGCCATGGCGCCCACACCGCCGATCCCGAGCACTGCTACGGTGCTGTTCTTCATTATCTCCAGACCTTCCGGTCCGATCGCCAGCTCCGTACGCGAGAACTGATGCAGCATGATATACAGCCTCCTAAAAGTTTTGTGAGCCTTAGCTTCCCGAATCGTCTTCGTACAAAACTCGCTTCGAAAGCATAGCTCATTGAAAAGCCTGCGCAGCGGCAGTCCGCTCCGCAGGACGGATATCATTTATTTCTTTTCTTTTTCCGGCTTAGGCGCCAGCTTGATGTGCAGCTGCTCCAGCTGTATTGCATCGACCGGTGCTGGAGCGTCCATCAGCAGGTCGGTTGCACTTGCTGTTTTGGGGAAGGCAATCGCTTCCCGCAGGTTCGTGCGGCCGGCAAGCAGCATAATCAGGCGGTCGAAGCCAAACGCGATTCCGCCGTGCGGCGGAGTGCCGTATTCAAAGGCATCCAGCAGATAGCCGAACTTCTCGTAGGCCACTTCAGTTGTGAACCCAAGCGCATCGAACATTTTCTCCTGTATTTCGCGTTTATAGATACGCTGGGAACCGCCGCCCACCTCATAGCCGTTAAGCACAATATCATAGGCTTGTGCACGGATGGCTCCAGGATCGCTCTCGAACAGGTGCAGGTCCTCGTCCATGGGACGGGTGAACGGATGATGTTCCGCCACATAACGTTTCTGGTCTTCGTCATAGCCGAGCAGCGGGAATTCAGTCACCCAGGCGAATTTGAAAACACTGTCGTCAATCAGACCAAGCTGGCGGCCGATCTTAAGGCGCAGCGCCCCAAGCACATCTGCCACTACCTTCTTTGTGTCAGCGGAGAAGAGCAAGAGGTCGCCTTCTTCGGCGCCGGTGCGCTCCTTCACAGCTGCAATCTCTTCCTCAGTAAAGAATTTGACGATTGGACCTTTGAACTCTCCGTCTTTCACTTGAATCCAGGCCAGGCCTTTCGCACCGTAACGTGCGGCGTAAGGTCCCAGATCATCAATTTCCTTGCGGGTCCATGTGCCGCAGCCTTTAGCGTTAAGGCATTTCACCTCTCCGCCCTTCTCGATGACGGAGGCGAACACCTTCACACCGCTTGCGGCCACGATATCGTTCATTTCCACCAGTTCCAGACCAAAGCGCAGGTCCGGTTTATCCGAGCCGTATTTACCCATGGCTTCGGCATAGGTCAGGCGCTGAAATGGAACAGCCACATCGACACCAACGGTTTCTTTCAATAGGCGCTGCATGAGGGTTTCCATCATGGACAGCAGGTCGTCCTGAGGCATGAACGAGGTCTCGATATCGAACTGGGTAAATTCCGGCTGGCGGTCAGCACGCAGGTCCTCGTCGCGGAAGCAGCGGGCCATCTGGTAATAGCGCTCAATGCCGCCGACCATCAGCAGCTGCTTGTAAATCTGCGGCGACTGCGGGAGCCCGAAGAATTCACCTTCATGCACACGGCTTGGCACCAGATAATCGCGTGCGCCTTCGGGAGAGCTTTTGGTCAGGATTGGAGTTTCAATTTCGATAAAGCCTTCGCTGTCCAGGAAGTCACGGAATATCTTGGCCGCTTTGGAACGGAGCAGCATCGTCTTGTACATTTCAGGCCGGCGCAAGTCGAGATAACGGTATTTCATACGCAGCGATTCATCGACTTCCACACCATCTTCAATGAAAAACGGAGGCGTCTTGGCTGCATTCAGCACTTCGATTTCTGTAATCTGCACTTCAATCTCACCGGTAGGCAGGTTGCGGTTAATGGTTTCTTCGTCTCGTTTTACAACTTTACCCGTAACGGACAATACATATTCACTGCGCACCTTGTCAGCAATCTGCAGGGCTTCACCGGAATAGTCCGGGTTGAACACGATTTGCACAATTCCGGTACGGTCGCGCAGGTCGATAAACAGCACGCCTCCCAGGTCGCGGCGGGTCTGGACCCACCCGTTCAGCGTTACTGTCTCGCCAATATGGCCCAGCGTCAATTGTCCACAGTTATGACTTCTACTCATTATTTATCCTACCCCTTTTTGGTTAAAATACATATTTTCTCATAAAAATGCTAATCCAGCGAAGCGGCCAGATCTTCCAGCTTCACCGTCTGCTGTTCGCCAGTCGCCATGGATTTCAGGGCAATAACGCCGCTGTTCAGCTCATCTTCGCCCAGAATTGCCGTGTACCGTGCATTCATCCGGTCCGCCGATTTCATCTGGGCCTTCATCTTGCGGCCGAGGTAATCGCGTTCCGCAGCGTACCCCAGACTGCGCAGTTTGAACAGCTGCTTCGTAATCTCCTTATCTGCAGCTTCGCCAAGGGCAACAAAATACACATCGAGCGGTTTGGCCGCCTCCAGCTCTACACCCTGATTCTCCAGAATCAGCAGAATCCGCTCCAGGCCAATTCCGAAACCAATGCCCGGCTGATCGGGTCCGCCGATTTCTTCCACCAGTCCATTGTAACGGCCGCCACCGCCAACCGTATCGATAGAGCCGATGCCTGCCGCTTTATATTCAAACGCTGTATGCGTGTAATAATCTAGTCCGCGTACAAGACGGGGGTTAATGATGTATTCCACACCCATAACATCCAGGTGGGCCTTGACCTGCTCAAAATGCGTGGTACATTCCTCATCCAGACTGTCCAGAATGGACGGCGCACCGCCAAATTTGTCCTGATCCACCTTGCAGTCCAGCACACGAAGCGGATTGCGTTCCATTCTGCGCTGGCAGTCGCTGCACAAGGTATCTCTCATCGGCCGCAGGAAATTCAGCAGTTTCTCCCGGTAAGCCGCGCGGCTGGGCGCATTCCCTACGGAATTCAGCTCTACCTTCACATCCTTAAGTCCCAGATCCTTGTAGAACTGATATCCCATCGATACCACTTCCGCATCAATGGCCGGATCTACCGCTCCAAAAGCTTCAATCCCGAACTGATGGAACTGGCGGTATCTTCCCGCCTGCGGGCGTTCATACCGGAACATCGGCCCAATATAATACAGCTTGCTGACATCGGGTTCACCATAAAGCTTGTTCTGAACGTAGGCGCGTACTACACCTGCTGTCCCTTCGGGACGAAGCGCCAAATCGCGGTCACCCTTATCCTTGAAGGTATACATTTCACCTTCCACGATATCTGTTGTTTCCCCAACGCCGCGTTCGAAGAGTCCTGTGTGCTCGAACATCGGTGTGCGGATCTCACGGTAGTTGAAACGCCGGCAGAGATCTCTCGCCTTGCTCTCCACCACCAGCCATTTCTCCACTGCACCCGGCAGCACATCCTGCGTGCCCGTAGGTTTCTCAAATCTTTCCTTTGCCACAGCCTATCCCTCCTGAAAATAACAAAAAATCCCCCGTCCCTGTTTGTACACAAACAGGGACGAGGGATTATCATAACCAATAATTCACCCGTGGTACCACCCACATTCCGGATTCAGGCAAACTGCCCTAAACCCGCTCTAAGCGGTTAACGCCCGCCTACGCGCTCCGGCTACTGACTGCAGCAATCCTGTGACTGCCTGCTTTCGCCGTGCGTTCTCGGGGAAGTCATTCATCCGTTCATGAACAGAATCCTTACAGCCTGGGCAGAAACGGTTCACGCATCCTGCTGGATGTGCAGCCGATTCTATGGGATTCCTCTCTGGGGTTATGGGTCACGGATTACTTGGTCCCGTCATCAAAACTCTATAACATATCGTATACTGTTAGATTCTACTGAACCACTGCGCTAAAGTCAAGGCATGAAAATAAAATAAAGCCGCAAACTTCGTTCTGAAGCTGCCATTCAAAAAAATGACCTGCAGCCGATTGCTGCAGGTCCATCATCATATATTATTAAAAAGGGGGTCATGCTTCTATTATAAACAGGCTATATTAAGGAATCATGAACGAATTATTACGGTTACATTACAGAAAAGAAAGCGTTTTATTTATTAGGACATTCCGCGGTTTCCTGCCCACAATCACTTTACACTACAACATTATTCTCTGTCCAGAAATTTAGTACAATTTTTAATTTTATATTTGAATAAGCTCCAGGCCAACCTGTACAGGTTGGCCTGGAGCTTATTATAGGAGATAACCAAATTCATTGTGAATTTGGAGCTTATATAAAGGCAAGATATTGGATTTTTTAATGAACTACCCTTCAAAAATCTCCACAAAAGCGTGTTTGCCGCGCAGAACCTCAACAACTTCATTGCGCTTCTCTTCTGGTGCTTTAAGGTCCATGACGTATCTTACATCGCTCAAGTCCCTATCATCCACATCCGTGGCACTGCGTACTTTTCCGGCATTGCGCGCGTCGGTGTTATCGTCAAGATCGTTGTCTATCCCGATACCCGGTACAATAGCTGCTCCCGGGAGAGTGCCTGTTACACCTGCGACGCCAGGAGCTCCGCCCGCCGTGGAAGAATTGTTGTAAGGAGCAAGCGGCAGCAGAATATTGCGGCTCCGGTGGTCGCCTTTCCTCAAAGGATCTGTTAATTCGGATACTTCAATGCCTTCCACACCGTAAGGAATCAAAGCCGTCTTCGCACCTTCTGCTTCACTTTCGGTCCTGAAATACGCCTGAATTCTTGTAGTCATGGTAGTTCCCTCCTTATGAATGGTTAGATCATTGAATCCTTAAACCTTGGGTTCATGAATACAACACCTGGAGCAGCTCACGCATGAATGCCGGCTCTGTTCTAGCTTCATTCTGTCTTCGTCATTCTATTACCCGCATTTACAGGCTTTCTAACGAGTTAAGAACAACTCTGATATTTGTTTAAGTAGGTGGCTATCCCCTGGATCTCAGGTGCGCGGCAGAAGGCTGCGGCTGTTCCCTTTTAACACTTGAAGCCCTCTATGGTCCTCGGCACCCTTCGCCGCCGTCACCGCTTCAGAACAGCAGCCTGCGTTATATGCCGGGATGCTGCTCCAGCACCGCGCTTTTTCTGATCGTCTCATACTCTGGCTCCCTGCTATTCGTAAATACCCGCTCCCCATAGTTTACCCACCCCGTGATGGCTCTATCCGCACAAATACGGAGAAGGGCCTTCACTTTCTGATCTCAGCTTATATAAAAGTCTTTTTATGAATTTTTCAACAAGTTCAACTTAATATACAGCAAAAAAAGAGTGCCTCTGCCGATCCCTTACGGAACCTCGCATG
This genomic window contains:
- the hisS gene encoding histidine--tRNA ligase; the encoded protein is MAKERFEKPTGTQDVLPGAVEKWLVVESKARDLCRRFNYREIRTPMFEHTGLFERGVGETTDIVEGEMYTFKDKGDRDLALRPEGTAGVVRAYVQNKLYGEPDVSKLYYIGPMFRYERPQAGRYRQFHQFGIEAFGAVDPAIDAEVVSMGYQFYKDLGLKDVKVELNSVGNAPSRAAYREKLLNFLRPMRDTLCSDCQRRMERNPLRVLDCKVDQDKFGGAPSILDSLDEECTTHFEQVKAHLDVMGVEYIINPRLVRGLDYYTHTAFEYKAAGIGSIDTVGGGGRYNGLVEEIGGPDQPGIGFGIGLERILLILENQGVELEAAKPLDVYFVALGEAADKEITKQLFKLRSLGYAAERDYLGRKMKAQMKSADRMNARYTAILGEDELNSGVIALKSMATGEQQTVKLEDLAASLD
- the aspS gene encoding aspartate--tRNA ligase codes for the protein MSRSHNCGQLTLGHIGETVTLNGWVQTRRDLGGVLFIDLRDRTGIVQIVFNPDYSGEALQIADKVRSEYVLSVTGKVVKRDEETINRNLPTGEIEVQITEIEVLNAAKTPPFFIEDGVEVDESLRMKYRYLDLRRPEMYKTMLLRSKAAKIFRDFLDSEGFIEIETPILTKSSPEGARDYLVPSRVHEGEFFGLPQSPQIYKQLLMVGGIERYYQMARCFRDEDLRADRQPEFTQFDIETSFMPQDDLLSMMETLMQRLLKETVGVDVAVPFQRLTYAEAMGKYGSDKPDLRFGLELVEMNDIVAASGVKVFASVIEKGGEVKCLNAKGCGTWTRKEIDDLGPYAARYGAKGLAWIQVKDGEFKGPIVKFFTEEEIAAVKERTGAEEGDLLLFSADTKKVVADVLGALRLKIGRQLGLIDDSVFKFAWVTEFPLLGYDEDQKRYVAEHHPFTRPMDEDLHLFESDPGAIRAQAYDIVLNGYEVGGGSQRIYKREIQEKMFDALGFTTEVAYEKFGYLLDAFEYGTPPHGGIAFGFDRLIMLLAGRTNLREAIAFPKTASATDLLMDAPAPVDAIQLEQLHIKLAPKPEKEKK
- a CDS encoding tRNA threonylcarbamoyladenosine dehydratase — encoded protein: MLHQFSRTELAIGPEGLEIMKNSTVAVLGIGGVGAMAVEALARTGIGRIILIDKDSVDITNINRQIHALTTTIGQNKTDLMVERIKLINPECEAIALNMFYTEETYEELFKYKLDFVIDASDTIIYKIHIIKECLARGIPMISSMGAANKMDPTRFQVADISKTSMDPIARVIRQKLRKEGIKKGVKVVFSTEEPVKPREDVTEQIVPANAPDRRKAKQPPASNSFVPPVVGLIMVSVAVRDLMEAGGISG
- a CDS encoding methyl-accepting chemotaxis protein produces the protein MTAIQSALTRFFHIKKLRTELMLFIITAIVLPSLALAVISSETSKTELRSKMEDTTNSSVHILDKTLTQLIQLESASVNELADQISAEDVTSGSARVRKLIDKFKAEHPEIDIVALGNSDGKFMLSPTSDPKDYDPRVRDWYIAALKTPESATVIDPIFSKVAGSFILPISRAFPDGKGAVSISLSMNGLMDLAKTVSLGSSGYVYILDSTNKVIYHPSMEVATPVTGALLDALSAAPKGKVSYKDNTAGSQMDGYYATNELSGFKVVGVLPADEYTQAVYPILYKSAIVLAVALILAIAVTFFIIRRITAPLEALNASAKRVSEGQLDESVTTRRKDEIGELAGNYNAMVQSLRTMVQDVAETSGHLAAASEQLTASTGENSKAVEYVTELIEESTRGVETQAYASAEVATTMDEMSEAIHKIASASQSIVSAALLTEKDVNNGSAKVQHVGNQMQTIHRSVQHSGSLIAELNGLSAKVAETSTAIASIAKQTNLLSLNAGIEAARAGEHGRGFAVVAGEVRKLSEASKVSAGQIQETISEMVGLIASVYDVMRHQVAADVEQGMALALEAGEAFTQIEQSTRHVGEQIHEVSAITEQMSASSAEVAVSVQEMANIAKAALDSFQSVTAATEEQLASMEEITSSSEALSAMASDMQQQVERFQFTAQHEGR
- a CDS encoding NCS2 family permease: MNSKVWRNSVGLEPGDSWKRELSAGILSYFASVYIVMVNAAILHDAGMPLRAGMVATLLTAVAGCLMMAFGGKTPIVVVPGMGINAFFTYTLVHSMKLDWREALAVVVVTGVLFAIVAFTSLYRILSDAIPHNLQHAITVGIGLFLTFIGLQKSGIVIAHRTTFVAIGHFSDPAVITSCVTLILALVLFVRGTRGGLLISMLAGTGMAYLLGAAHAPENADSGHVFAGYSDVFAGMDWGRGISLVFWIAVFLLLLIVVFENIGLISSQTLMAGRPERFKSSLRALSIANIAAGLFGSSPVVAAAESTAGIAAGGRSGLTSLITGLLFGATFLFIPLLAYVPDSAIAPILIVIGGLMVQNVREMDLSDLTELFPAFLIMVMIPFTYSIVDGMAFGFITYPVVKLAMGKGKEVPPALYGIAGLFIANFVLHAFMG
- a CDS encoding HelD family protein, which translates into the protein MEDNFQSAYQEEEDRLNSALTEIDTVLERLRGIPVYTGHDYTEQALEASREQRRKDLAKLRQEPYFGRLDFQGKDEEERKALYIGKIGVDREQVSDRPLVIDWRAPVASLFYSFTGGTEPASYEAPEGLIEGLVYLKRNVVIRKQILERVADTYNRDSDGPAVSDEFLVYRLGENKDNRLRDIVSTIQEEQDKIIRAAKNTALIIQGVAGSGKTTVALHRLAFLLYQYKEQVSAEKMIIFAPNRMFLDYISDVLPELGVGNIAQSTFPDWAADVLGVVLPEQNAAETMSHWFEREGGMPEITGETPGRFKGSTALMGIIDSAIGLLENGTVPEGDFSPWDGSVLRRSMILRWHNEEYAPYPPAKRKERVMARIHRWIEMELKKSPSAAALKDRKKKSAAREKAYSAKWPKYDPLTIYKQIFRAVKVPEDWPAEAPERIPQGVLVSTVKDLKKGILHEEDLPPLLYIHYLLNGSEGGSRFDHIVIDEAQDFSPFQIAVLDLYVKGHSFTILGDLSQGIHAYKGVHAWEEMQTLFAPEQTAYHALTRSYRSTMEIIEFANGILSAGVGSSLLAVPVFRSGNPVRLIAYGQPLPGPAAGGDSRLQAVRTALASLSGREYRTVAVLTRSLREAAELYTELAGQFEDIHLIDGSMTEYRGGLSVLPVYLSKGLEFDAVILADADSDHYGSAAWDAKLMYVGCTRALHELWMLHGEGLPPYLQNGEGTVQGWPE